gTAGTCGTTGGCACCCCATTTCTCTCGGTCCCTCGCCTGCACCTAAAGAAAAACTCAACATCCCTTCTGCAGTCTTGATTACACTTGCTTTGTATTCTTAACTTCTCTAGTCGTTGgggctgcttctcttccataTGTCCTCCGTCTGGACTCTCACATACTCCCCCGAgccgtttctttctttctgtgtttcgtcACGCGCGGCGATTTGACTCTGCAGGCGCTTTccatttctctttctcatgctgtgtcttcgcctcccaGCCGCCTGCACACACCTGCGTCTGTGCACCCGAATTTGTCTGGGcatgtctgtttttcgttgTCGAGTTCCAGTGTTCCTTTATGTGTACTTTTATAGGGTGTTTCgtgctttcttcctcaggtTGTGAACATCTCTCAGTTTTACCCTCGTCCCGGCACACCGGCTGCGTCGATGAAGCAACTGCCTTCTCAAGTGGTTAAGcgacgaagtcgagaagTTACAGCTTTGTTTGAGAGCTACACCTGCTACGATTGGATGCTCCATACCACGCAAATGGTGAGgactctctttttttcgcgaatATTTTCTCTCTAGTTCCGCACCGATCGGCGTTAGTTTTGTGTATCTGTGCTCGTGAACCGAGCATTGGAACTGTCTGCTCCTTTCCGCCGCGCCGGTGACGACGTGAGAatctccttttcgtctcggTAGTTTTCGTGGGGAAGAGACGCTGACGCAGAGTCgcaaacagagagcgagTTTCCAGGTTGCTTTCGCAATcggtttctttttttttcctctcagGTTTGGTTCAGCTCCACGTCAGAAAAGAGCGACCACACAGTCgggcagacgaagcagtACGTCAAAGTCTTGACGCCGAGGTAAGGCAAGAGACAGCTTCACAGAaaacaatatatatatatatatatatatatatatatatatatatatatacgcatatatttatgtgtttatatatatatatatatatatggatttttgtgtatgtagatatgtgtgtgtatgcataaGGACTGTGAGGGTAGGCTTTCACACCGTGATACGCAGTCTGTGGAACGGGAACTTGTCTTCGTGGCGTGCTGTACGATGCGTCGGCCTGTGTATTCCGACGCGTAGATTGTAGAGTGTGGCGAGAGTGAATACCAAGTGTCACCGTTCCTGGCTTTCCAGTTCCTCATTTTAAGCGCCCTCGTTTCCCCGCCTGGGACGCCTTTTCGGCACAAACATCTCCGGTCGTTGCTCACAACGACGCGTCTCGCCTGTCGGTTTTCGGGACATCCAAGAAATGCACTGGTGGCGAATGTTGCGTTTGTCTTTGCGGTTCTTTTTCAGAGACGATGCGCTGTTGGGAACCTGCTGTCTAATGCGCGTCACGGCGGTTGAGAAGTGGCACGTCGTGGCTGTGAGAGCGGAGCCAGAAGGCAAAAGGGCAGCGGCGGAAAtctgagaagagaacgcggagTAGACTGGACAGGCCTTAAGAGCTACGAAGGGCAGAAGGTGGAACGCAACGGGACGACCGCATTCGTTGCTTTCCCTGGATCCCATTTTATGTGTTACCAAAagtcgaagaaaggaaatgctcttcttctttagGGAAATTCGGAGCGCACAGGAACTGTGTCTCAGCGTTATGCAGTACCTGacgtttcttcgctgtgtcACTCGGTAGCTCTTTTCGGTATTCTCGAATCTCCACAGTTGACGAACTACGAATGCCTCTAAACTACGAAGGGTGCGGCTTTGGTGGAACACGACGTTCATGAGACCGAAGCTATCCTCACTTAATCAGATCCACGGCTGGCCACGTATGTTTCTGATTCAGCAGTGGTACGCCTTTAAAGAATCCGGATTCATCCAAAAACGTGCTTTTTTCCAGCCACCCTAACCGTGGGGTTTTCACAAAAGTAGTCGCGACAACGACAGTGGCCAAACAGTAGAGAATCTCCATTCGGTGAATCCTCGACAGAACAGGTTTCCCTCCTAGCCGATCGAACAAGTGCAGGCACACGGCCTGCTCTCATCCATCTGATTTCTCGTTTAGCCGCCTACCGTCACGAAAAACTGCCTTTCACAAAACTATTCCAGTGCTGCGGGTTGCAGCTCGGTTTGGACGAACAGCTCTCTCGACCGAAAAATCGCAGCTCACAAAATTCACTCTCTACAAGGCAAATGAGAAGGCAATCGATGCAACGGACAACAACATGAGAGATATGCCACTTGCCAACtcagcagcagaggaaggtGCAGAGGCTGCAACCGTCACATCAACGGTGCACACAGtcggcttcgcttcttgGGCGGTGTTGTCAACTCCGTTCTTCTGTGCATTATCTTGAACTGGTGTCTGTCGGTGGCACCCGACCATGaacgtctgtttctctgtcgggAACTGACCCTCTGGAATCTTGAACGTGTACTCGTTGCTGGGGGGTTCTGTGGCTTTCGTCCACCAAGTTGTTTCGTAATTCGGGAAAATTCCACTGTACGCGTCCTTGCACGTGTCAGCTGCGTCCTTTCCGTCTTCATGAGCGCAATATGTCTCTTGATAGTTTGTCGGCAGAATCTGTCCTTTATCTCCGCACACCAGAGTGAACTTGTTATTTTCCGGAGTCAGAGTGATGGCTTGGTGGGCCTTGTTGCTATTCGCCCCGTAGGCGCAGTTGACAGTCTGCTCTTGAGTTGCACTTGCCTTTGCTTCAAGCGTCACTGTCACCTTCATTGCGGTGGCCTGCGTCGCGGAGTCGCTTGTGACGCAGCCGACAATGAACTTTTGGTCGACAGAGGGAAAGTACTCTTGAGGGATGACCAACTTTTTAGACGTGTACTGATTGTCTCCTCCATCATCCTTCCAAGACACGTCTTTTGGAGAGCCGCTGAGAAGAGTGTCAATTTCAACGGAGTTTGGAACGCTTCGCGTCGAAGCTGGTTTGCAGTCCTTGAGCTCTGTTGTGGTCGACGGACAGACTGCTTTGCCATTTGAGCTTTCAGGCGCAAATTTCAGTTCGGTCTTTTTGCATCTTATGTTCAAGCCATTTTGATTCTGTGAGAGGGTCGCTACGAGATCCTTCGCAGAACCATTCTTGTCTTGGCAAGTGCACTGGGTCTCAGTCCCTTCGGTGAGACAGCTTGGGTCAGTGGCAGACGCTCCGCCATCCGGGGTACCAACACACtgggaaaaaggaagaaagccaAACACTACAAGGGAACTCACAAACAATAACAACCCTCCTCCCAGTCGCACTTTTGGCCCCAGGGAAAGCCGGGACACCGGGCAGGAGGGCACGGATCTCAAGCAGCGCAcacgggaagaagacgccatGATGGAAGCACCGCAATAATACACTTCTTTCAATGAATAAGACAACTGAACACTGTTGATGAAAGAAAACTCAAgtaacgcttggttaagtGCTTTGCGGGTTCAGCGGTACACGATATTGGCAGCATACAAGACACCGTTGGAGGGCGGTGCCCGTCTGCGGATTGTGGCCCGCTGCAGGTCCGTCGATCCGGTTTCGCACGCGTTCGtaagacggagacacaaaggaaacgcgcgcatgtcttcttctcgcgagcACATTTCCTTGAGCAGGCCTGGCTGTACTTGTCATGGCTAGATGATTCTGGAGCTAGAACAGTGCCGTACCCTCTCCACAAGACAACCGACCATCCAGCCGGAACTCGCTACTACATTCCAGGGTCCAGTAATCTTCAGCAGACTCGTCGATGAAGCATCAAGCCGTTGAAgcggttcttctcctctggaaCGGAGCAGAAAAGGGATTCGTATATAGTCATTTGTTAAAGCAATCGACGGGCGAGCTTGCTGGGATCTCCGCGATCTTCGGTTTTGTGCTGTGGGTGGACATCTTCGATGTGAGCCACATTCCGAGGTCATGGTGAGAGGGCAAAACCCTGCTGGGGAAGAAGATCATCGTGAAGTCTTATCCCGTTGTACCCTCCTTGGAGTGTGCATAATGATTTCCAGCAGTCTTCCTTCCGGGAAATGTTCCCTGGGAGGCGAGCAGGATATGGTCTCGCACGTATATTTCTACAACTAACTGCAATGTGGGGAAAGTCTGTGTCTCGCTACATCAGGCCTTGCCTCTCCGTAGTCGTATTTCCATCACTTCCACTTCTCAGCCCACGCCCCTTCTCGGTGCCCAGCCAGTTTCGTTGTGCAACGGTAATCCTGCTCTGCTTTCGGAAAACAAACCATTCTCGGTGTTTGTGAActctgcctctgtgtctgtttctccttccgaGGTGTGTTGTCGCGAACTACCGCCGTTGTTCCTTGGAGGGGAGATAGCCTCGTGCACAATCTCTATGCCAGTGACTGAGCGCACTGTCAGCAGGACAAAAAGTACACGTTCGTGACAAAGATACTTACAACAGGACAGTTGTACGCGTCTCCGTCACCGTCGCGACGCTTCCGTTCCTTGTTGGTCGGGCGACTCTGTGTCTTTCCGCATTGTGCCAGTTGTTGCTTCGGTCCTACTTCTCGTCTGACATCCTTCCTCCCCTCAACCATATGGTATCAGCATCTGTCTGACCTCCCTTATCGCTTTCGTCCGTGTCTGGTCCGTGACTGTTTCATTTGTGCCTGTTTCGGGGTTTGTGTTcatgttttcttttctgcccAGCTGATTTCCTTGGCGTGACGAGGAGAACCGCTCTTCCAGCCCACAATTGGACAGACTGGTCATGAGATTGACATCAGTGACAAGTGGATCACACGATCCTCCGCAATGGCCTCGCTGACTCGACACCACCGCAAGGGGGACGGAGTCTGTCTGTCTACTAAAGGGGTTCCTCATCAAGCCATCGGACACTTCAGAAGACCGGTTTGTTTTGCTGTAGGTACCGGAGAGCAATGAGCACGTAATTTCCCCGTTTGATGCATTGCAAAAGAAACATCTGGTATCTCGGAAGCAGTGCAAACGAATtaaagcagaaaaaagacaacagCATCCGGGACATTTCACTGAGGTGCTCGACCTCTACTCACAACACTTCCTAACCCCCACAGACTGGTGAAGACAGTCCCGACCACCGAGCCCAGCACAACAACCATGCCACTTGTCCACGCCGCAGACGAAGCCGCAGATGGAGAAATTGTCACTTCGATGGTACACACTGTCGGTTTCGCTTCCTCAGGgattttctctttcctctgacTCTGAGCGAGGGGCGGTtgatgtcttcttctcgcaaTCAACAGTAattttctgttcctctgaTGGGAACTCCCCATCGTTGGTGTTTTCGGTTATCCACCATGTCTCTTCGTAATTCGGGAAAATGTGTGTGTACTCGCCTTTCCTTTGCCCTACGTACTCAGGTCTGCAATTCCAATCAAATAACAACTGAAGCGAGACTCCCTGTTACACATTATAAAGTGGGATTCCTAGGTTTATATAaacttcttttttctggagGGTTTTCAACGACATAATAGGCCTCATTGTATTTAGTTGGCAGAACTTCTCTTTCGCTACCACAAACCAGAGTGAAGCTGTTTTTCCCAGGAGTCAGCGCGACAGACTGGTGCGCTGTATTGCTTTTTTTCCCATACGCACACTAACGGCTTGCTCCTCCGTCACagttgctctctcttccagtgTCATGGCCACCTTCATTATGTCTTCCGTGCCTTCATCTACGCAGCCGACGACGAACGTTTGATGGGCGAAAGGGAAGCTCTTCTTTTTGGTTGTCAGCCTCTTTGTCGTGCATTCCGGATCACTTGTGACATCTTCCCAGGTTATGTTTCGGGAGCCACTCAGACAGGAATTGATGTCGACAGAAGTTGTAGCGCTTCTGCTCGGACCTTTCTTGCAGTCCTTTAGCGCTGTTGTGGTAGAAGGACAAACTTGGTTGCCTACTAGACCTTTGGGGGCGCATTTTAAACTACTTTCTTGTTTGCAGACAATTTCCAgcacgtttttctcttcagagagGGTTGCAGTCGGATTCCCTGTTTTCGATTTATCGTTGCAAGTGCATTTGGTCCCCAATGCATCAACCACGCAACTTGACTTAGGCGTCACCGCTTATTTTCGCGCAGCCAAGATACCGTTGGGAAGTGGAACTGGTCCGCAGAATGTGCCCACCTTCAGAAATAGTGGACCGGAATGTTTTACTTCCTGGCGCATACAGAGTGAATCCCGCTAGACTCTCAAACAATTCTGTCTATAATGCAGAATTCTACGTTGTGGCAAGGGTAGGCCTGCTTCTCGTTGCGACTTTTTCTGGAGTGTGTGTTGTCAGCCGCTTCGCTAGAAGACAACGGACCATCCCAAAGCCGGGCACCCCACCGTTCAACTATCCGGAGCATACTCGAGATAGAGGCGCTCTGCCGCTACAcctgttctcctctgttAGAGAAGACTGACGCTAGGAATTCTTTGCGTAAACTCAACGAGGCAGTCTAAAGGCCGCACTGACGTTATGTGTCCTTCCCGGAACGGCGCGGTTGTGTTAAGGACCAGTGGGAGGCGAAAATTTCTGCACAACAGTCGGGGACCCAGCGGCGCTCCAACGCTGACGACCATGTTCATGGAGAGCGCTGGCGACCACTATTCTCAAGTGTACGGTATCATGGCGGTTATAAGCGAGGCAAGTTTTCGCCTTACAACTGTCGTCCAGGACAGCTACCTGGAGGGAAGCTGCCGGATGGCATGAAGCGGCCTTTGCATCCGACTCGGGAATAGATATTCCGCGAGACTGCTGTCATAAGTGACAATGCTAGAAACCATATCAGTCTCATGTTCCACTTGAGTATCAGCTCCTCAGCAACGCCACACCTAAAATGATGCACGCCTGTTCCCAAAAGCGTTTTCTGACTTGCCACACAAACATTAGACACCGTCGGGACAGAATTGCCAACCGAAGGATAGTGCGGAGGACTGCCTTTTTGCCTGGAAGTTTGTTACACACCGTACATTTGTAGGCATAGGTATAATGCAGACTTCCACTACAGTTGAATAACATTATTTCCATTGATAGTCCACCCTGAATCTCCAGTCAGGATCCGTGGAAGACGATTCCAAAACGTCCACTCGCTACAAAACAATTGACGAGACTATCCCCACAGAGGAGAGCAACAGAATAGCCATGGCACTCacggaggcagacgaagctgCAGAGGGCGCAATCGTC
This Toxoplasma gondii ME49 chromosome VIII, whole genome shotgun sequence DNA region includes the following protein-coding sequences:
- the SRS30A gene encoding SAG-related sequence SRS30A (encoded by transcript TGME49_273130~Gene product name based on ToxoDB Community Expert Annotation.); this encodes MASSSRVRCLRSVPSCPVSRLSLGPKCVGTPDGGASATDPSCLTEGTETQCTCQDKNGSAKDLVATLSQNQNGLNIRCKKTELKFAPESSNGKAVCPSTTTELKDCKPASTRSVPNSVEIDTLLSGSPKDVSWKDDGGDNQYTSKKLVIPQEYFPSVDQKFIVGCVTSDSATQATAMKVTVTLEAKASATQEQTVNCAYGANSNKAHQAITLTPENNKFTLVCGDKGQILPTNYQETYCAHEDGKDAADTCKDAYSGIFPNYETTWWTKATEPPSNEYTFKIPEGQFPTEKQTFMVGCHRQTPVQDNAQKNGVDNTAQEAKPTVCTVDVTVAASAPSSAAELASGISLMLLSVASIAFSFAL